The Microbacter margulisiae genomic sequence AAAAAACACAGGTTCTACCCACTTTATAATTCCAGAAAGCCAGCAGGCACTGGCTGATCTTTTTGGCGTAACACGTCCGGCTTTAGCACGCACAATCAGTGAAATGACAGAGGAGAAATTGATCGCAGTCGATAAAAAAGAGATCGTGATACTGAATCCATTGGGACTAAAGCACCTATGTATTTAAAAAGAAAAAGCGGCCGCTTCGCTCTGAAACAACCGCTATTTTTCAAACTGTTATCGCTGAAAATTATTTCATGAATAACAATTCACGATATTTTGGCAATGGCCAAATTTCATCATCTATCGTTTCTTCCAGCTTATCAATATGATAACGGATTTTATCAAAATATGGACGAACGGTAGTGCTATAAGCAAATGTTTTTTCTTCTACATTTTCAATGTTATTGGCAACTTTTCGAGCCTCAACCATTTCATAAGTCATTGTTTTGATGGCCACAATACGTTCACCAATCTCACGTACCAAGTTCTTCCTATCACTTGCCAATCTTTCGAACTCTTCGCTATCAAAGACTTCCTTCATACCACGAATATTCTCAATCAGACGGTTTTGATAAGCAATAGCAGTTGGTACAACATGGTTAATTGCCAAATCACCCAAAATACGAGCTTCAATCTGAATTTTCTTAGTAAATTTCTCAAACTCAACATCAACACGACTATGCAGTTCCACTTCAGAATAAACACCTAGTCCTGTAAGTAACTTAACTGATTCTTTATCAAGATATTTCTTAATAGCATCCGGAGCTGTCGTAATGTTGGTTAACCCACGTTTTGCAGCTTCTTCCACCCATTCCTTGGAATAACCATCCCCTTCAAAACGAATAGGACGGGATTCAATAATCAGGCGTTTCATAACATTAAAAATCGCTTCATCTTTCCCCTTGCCGGTTGCAATTAAAGCATCAACTTCGTCGGCAAATTTTGTCAATTGAGCAGCCATTACTGCGTTCAGAGCTGTCATAGCCGAGCCGCAGTTGGCAGATGAACCAACAGCGCGGAATTCAAAACGATTGCCTGTAAATGCAAACGGCGATGTTCTGTTTCGGTCTGTGCTGTCCAAAAGGATATCTGGAATGCGGCCAATTCCTAATTTCAATGCCGTCTTTTCTTCTGGCGTCATGCGCGAATCTGAAACTTTTTCAGCTAAGTTATCGAGCATATTGGTTAAATATGAACCTAAGAATACAGACAAAATTGCAGGAGGAGCTTCGTTAGCACCTAAACGATGCGAGTTTTCTGCACTCATAATAGAAGCACGTAATAAATCCTGATTATCATGTACTGCTTTCAGTGTATTCACGATAAATGACAAGAACAATAAATTGCCTTTGGGATTCTTAGCCGGGCTATATAAATTCACGCCTGTATTAGTGCTCAACGACCAGTTGTTGTGTTTCCCTGATCCATTGATGCCGGCAAATGGTTTTTCGTGTAATAAAACAGCAAAATTATGCTTTGGTGCAATATGTTTCATCAAATCCATCACAAGCTGGTTGTGATCATTTGCAAGATTTGCTTCTTCAAAAATCGGAGCACATTCGAACTGATTTGGAGCTACTTCATTATGTCTGGTCTTCAAAGGAATACCTAATTTATGACCTTCCAATTCCAATTCACTCATAAATGCCATCACACGGGTAGGAATGGATGCAAAATAGTGATCTTCCAATTGTTGATCTTTTGCAGAAGCATGGCCCATCAAGGTACGGCCTGTTAATGCCAAATCAGGACGTGCATTATATAAAGCTTTGTCAATCAAAAAGTATTCCTGTTCCCAACCTAAATTAGCATTAACCTTCTTCACATCTTTGTCAAAATATTGGCAAACACGTACGGCAGCTTTATCAACTGCACTCAAGGCACGAAGTAACGGAGTTTTATAGTCTAATGCTTCTCCGGTGTAAGCAATGAAGATAGTAGGAATACACAATGTGTGATCAACAATAAAAGCAGGGGAAGAAACATCCCAGGCGGTATAACCACGTGCTTCAAATGTATTACGAATACCTCCGCTTGGGAAGGAAGAAGCATCTGGTTCTTGTTGAATTAATAGTTTTCCGGAAAAACGTTCCAGAACTTCGTTATTTTCTCCAAAATCGAACAAACGTTCATGCTTTTCTGCAGTGGCGTCAGTCAAAGGCTGAAACCAGTGTGTATAATGAGTTGCTCCACGTTCTTTAGCCCACTTGCACATACCTGTTGCAACTTGATCAGCCACTTTCCGGTCGATAGTAGTTCCTTCTTCAATTGCTTCAACTACGGCTTTGTAAGCTTCTTTCGAAAGATAAACCTGCATTTTTTTCTTATCAAAAACATTGATTCCGAAAAAATTCTCAAGGTTAGATGGAGTTTGCACCTCTAGCGGTGTTCGAGTTGCTAGCTCTTGCAATGCGGAAAAACGTAATTTTGCCATAATCAATTCTTATTTTAATTTTATGGGAACAAAGATAGAATATCTTTTTTATATACTGATGTAGTTCAAATCAATTTTTGGAAAAAATAATAGTTAAATTGATTTTAGCCCTACTTTTTGACAGAAATATGAGCGAAAAATGATCATTTTTCTCATTGAACCCCCTAAAAAATCAATTTTCGACATCTAAAACTTCAATTGGATAACGAACCCATGCCTTGAAAAATCGAATGGATGATAAAAAAAGAGGGGTTCCCATGAAAAAATAGAAAAATGAAAGATCATAGGTAGGTAAAATATGGCTTTCGCGTAATAAAACACCGCCTGAAATCATTATTGCCATCAATAAGTAAGAGCGTTTACTGAAAAAAGAGAATACAGAAGGTTTTCGTTTCTCCAGTGAAATGATACGCTTTATATGCTTTGATGAGATT encodes the following:
- a CDS encoding glutamine synthetase III, whose protein sequence is MAKLRFSALQELATRTPLEVQTPSNLENFFGINVFDKKKMQVYLSKEAYKAVVEAIEEGTTIDRKVADQVATGMCKWAKERGATHYTHWFQPLTDATAEKHERLFDFGENNEVLERFSGKLLIQQEPDASSFPSGGIRNTFEARGYTAWDVSSPAFIVDHTLCIPTIFIAYTGEALDYKTPLLRALSAVDKAAVRVCQYFDKDVKKVNANLGWEQEYFLIDKALYNARPDLALTGRTLMGHASAKDQQLEDHYFASIPTRVMAFMSELELEGHKLGIPLKTRHNEVAPNQFECAPIFEEANLANDHNQLVMDLMKHIAPKHNFAVLLHEKPFAGINGSGKHNNWSLSTNTGVNLYSPAKNPKGNLLFLSFIVNTLKAVHDNQDLLRASIMSAENSHRLGANEAPPAILSVFLGSYLTNMLDNLAEKVSDSRMTPEEKTALKLGIGRIPDILLDSTDRNRTSPFAFTGNRFEFRAVGSSANCGSAMTALNAVMAAQLTKFADEVDALIATGKGKDEAIFNVMKRLIIESRPIRFEGDGYSKEWVEEAAKRGLTNITTAPDAIKKYLDKESVKLLTGLGVYSEVELHSRVDVEFEKFTKKIQIEARILGDLAINHVVPTAIAYQNRLIENIRGMKEVFDSEEFERLASDRKNLVREIGERIVAIKTMTYEMVEARKVANNIENVEEKTFAYSTTVRPYFDKIRYHIDKLEETIDDEIWPLPKYRELLFMK